In one window of Rathayibacter caricis DSM 15933 DNA:
- a CDS encoding BbrUII/HgiDII family restriction enzyme → MSAGLSAATSPFLFSVDLAVVESLGINLYSNAAAVLSELVANAWDADANRVSINWTDGGKTITIEDDGSGMTQSELNGRFLRVAYKKRDTEGKSSTKLARAYMGRKGIGKLSVFSLASDVTVYSAKDGETNGFLITVAGLRASILTNTPYRPEELPVPADMPAHGTRIVLRNLNRKRTGVSVAALRKRLARRFDVLSYSTTDPNRFVIEIDGTPVTYDDREDLRRLEYIWQLGVEEVPQSRTPNVKRRWLISDNVVNSEKGWKIEGWFGTVKKPDDLNDSDDAQESLRNIIILARKRPIQEGILDQLDFNKIFGNYVTGQIRAEFLDLDDGSDDIATSDRQRLIEDDDRVKLLLKKLRDYFNSAAEQWSRERPKQKFIELTDRYPVVREWVDHRPDIQKDTARKVISAVAALELEDEVQRPVLYRASILAFERLALEATTKDLEKFANGLFAVDVLPLLAGARSYEDALYLQILRSRLEAIEKLENMINKDELEKVLQKHLFDNMWLLDPSWEGATGDVDMEVALATIRRKSKVVFDKSESANQKQGRIDIQYRSAAGVHMIVELKKYRREVSLDELRIQGEKYHDAMSEVLRKRKEPVRNISVVFVVGQEPKNVYTGDESLDTVVSRQLHQIDGRILYYDTLLATAQKRYKDYRDRQSDVTELDKVMSALGGEGLSK, encoded by the coding sequence ATGAGCGCGGGATTATCAGCAGCCACTTCGCCGTTCCTCTTTAGCGTCGACCTGGCTGTGGTTGAGTCGCTCGGGATCAACCTTTACAGTAATGCCGCTGCTGTCCTCTCGGAGCTCGTGGCGAATGCTTGGGACGCGGACGCAAATCGAGTCAGTATAAACTGGACCGATGGCGGAAAGACTATCACCATTGAGGATGATGGCAGCGGAATGACGCAGTCAGAGCTCAATGGGCGCTTCCTTCGCGTCGCCTATAAGAAACGTGACACGGAAGGTAAAAGTTCCACCAAGCTGGCTCGCGCTTACATGGGGCGCAAGGGGATCGGCAAGCTGTCCGTGTTCTCCCTGGCAAGCGATGTGACGGTCTATTCGGCCAAAGATGGTGAGACGAACGGGTTCCTCATCACGGTTGCAGGTCTTCGGGCGAGCATACTCACGAACACCCCGTATCGGCCGGAGGAACTACCCGTGCCTGCTGATATGCCTGCGCACGGTACGCGGATAGTGCTGAGAAATCTTAATCGAAAAAGGACCGGCGTGTCGGTGGCAGCATTGCGGAAGAGGCTTGCGCGGCGATTCGACGTCCTTTCCTACTCGACGACCGATCCGAATCGCTTCGTCATTGAAATTGACGGCACTCCGGTCACATACGATGATCGTGAGGATCTTCGACGCCTCGAGTACATCTGGCAACTTGGAGTCGAAGAGGTGCCCCAGTCTCGTACTCCAAACGTAAAACGGCGCTGGCTCATTTCGGACAATGTGGTCAATAGTGAAAAAGGGTGGAAGATTGAAGGCTGGTTTGGTACGGTCAAGAAACCAGACGACCTGAATGACTCGGATGACGCTCAAGAGTCCTTAAGAAATATTATCATCCTTGCAAGAAAGCGGCCAATCCAAGAGGGCATCTTAGATCAGCTGGATTTCAACAAGATCTTTGGCAATTATGTCACGGGCCAAATTCGTGCGGAGTTCTTGGACCTTGACGACGGATCCGACGATATTGCTACGAGCGATCGCCAGCGACTTATCGAAGACGATGACCGAGTAAAGCTTCTCCTTAAGAAATTGCGAGACTATTTCAACTCGGCCGCTGAGCAGTGGTCACGGGAACGACCGAAGCAGAAGTTTATTGAGCTTACTGACAGATACCCAGTTGTTCGGGAGTGGGTTGATCATCGGCCGGATATTCAAAAGGATACGGCTCGAAAAGTTATTAGCGCTGTAGCAGCGCTTGAATTGGAAGATGAAGTTCAGCGGCCTGTTCTCTATCGAGCCAGTATTCTTGCTTTTGAACGTCTTGCCCTCGAGGCAACGACAAAGGATCTGGAAAAGTTCGCCAATGGTTTGTTCGCGGTCGATGTTCTCCCGCTTTTAGCAGGCGCCAGGTCCTACGAAGACGCCTTATATCTCCAGATTCTTCGCTCCCGGCTTGAGGCAATTGAAAAGCTGGAGAACATGATTAATAAGGACGAGCTTGAGAAAGTCCTTCAAAAGCATCTGTTTGATAACATGTGGCTTCTCGATCCGTCGTGGGAGGGTGCCACCGGAGATGTGGACATGGAAGTAGCGCTCGCGACGATACGACGTAAGTCAAAGGTTGTGTTCGACAAGTCTGAAAGCGCCAATCAGAAACAGGGGCGAATCGACATTCAATACCGTTCAGCTGCTGGTGTGCATATGATCGTGGAGCTGAAGAAGTACAGGCGGGAAGTCAGTCTAGACGAGCTTCGTATCCAGGGCGAAAAGTATCATGATGCGATGAGCGAGGTATTACGTAAGCGCAAAGAGCCGGTTCGTAATATTTCGGTAGTATTTGTCGTTGGGCAAGAGCCTAAGAACGTGTACACCGGCGATGAAAGCTTGGACACGGTTGTTTCTCGCCAGCTCCACCAGATTGACGGCCGGATTCTCTATTACGATACTCTTCTTGCGACGGCCCAAAAGCGGTATAAGGACTACCGCGATCGCCAAAGCGACGTTACCGAGCTTGATAAGGTGATGAGCGCCCTTGGGGGAGAAGGATTGTCAAAATGA
- a CDS encoding very short patch repair endonuclease has product MTNSWASSAGARARMQANRGRDTKPELMLRSELHRRGLRYRVNLRPERDLRRTADLLFSRARVAVFVDGCFWHGCPQHFSQPKTNPDFWLKKIERNRNRDRDTSALLETRGWIVIRFWEHEIMEGAADSVEKAVREASQLGKKVREK; this is encoded by the coding sequence ATGACGAACTCTTGGGCGTCAAGCGCCGGCGCCCGTGCGAGAATGCAGGCAAATCGTGGACGCGACACGAAGCCAGAGTTGATGCTTCGAAGCGAGCTTCACCGCCGCGGCTTGCGCTATCGCGTAAACCTTCGGCCGGAGCGAGATTTGCGTCGGACTGCTGATCTCCTTTTCTCTCGGGCGCGGGTGGCCGTATTCGTTGATGGCTGCTTCTGGCATGGCTGCCCCCAACACTTCTCCCAGCCCAAGACGAATCCAGATTTTTGGCTCAAGAAGATCGAGCGAAATCGCAACCGCGACAGAGACACGTCTGCTCTACTTGAAACTCGCGGTTGGATTGTAATTCGGTTCTGGGAGCACGAGATCATGGAAGGAGCTGCGGACTCGGTGGAGAAGGCAGTTCGCGAGGCGTCGCAACTAGGTAAGAAGGTGAGGGAGAAGTGA
- a CDS encoding ATP-binding protein: MTPEKQYEINVDPRILELLGPNLYTNVYYVLAELIANAYDADARNVYIFSEDEFLRVEDDGRGMSYEAGDVRRYLNVAGVSRTTEKDSYTPAGRRKMGRKGVGKLAALSVSENVDVLTVAGGERSGFVLTRHPDNGNVLEAIPDAEVRFLRIGDHGSAIVMHKPQYQLHKTMSAVRRNLLKMFPLVGQDFRIHVIRGKESVAIDSFDQSVMSELSTLITLGADYGRLAKLVPNPYPARRDDLISIREAVQLPIQVVDASGAERELTLEIQGWIGTYKSTRGRKVEMTDFPDNFISLFANGKLGEFNILPAVGQNKLSEVYVVGQLHVDMFELTELPDMALSNRQGYKSDDPRYLATLGYVRNRLLGDARRSRDLFVSLENKMKKERKRSEQLDNEARFKASIDEFRRKASESAAEALHSLAAGASEEEMQKVVAGSFNRHIPELGIKALVDSQKKKILISQTRPDKPFADVIQQMLSHNGVSNEDILYTNGDDEVCRIPEGRKVYEYLREFFVDSYSTQKIMVLFVTSENTKSSWGAISEVGASWITQVDHKIFNISPFRPEHPLNDEAQWQSTSRDLKTGDLWMDKLNADILCQKIESVCDSLGYSKRLRPDNLAYLGTLVDIRSL; encoded by the coding sequence GTGACTCCGGAAAAACAGTATGAGATCAATGTCGATCCGCGAATTTTGGAGCTTCTAGGGCCCAATCTTTACACAAACGTCTACTACGTTCTTGCTGAGTTGATCGCAAATGCGTATGACGCTGATGCCCGAAATGTATACATCTTCTCGGAAGATGAATTTCTTCGCGTAGAAGACGACGGTCGCGGGATGTCCTACGAGGCCGGAGATGTTCGCCGATACCTGAACGTCGCTGGCGTGTCGCGGACGACCGAGAAGGACTCCTACACTCCCGCTGGACGGCGAAAAATGGGGCGAAAGGGCGTCGGAAAGCTCGCGGCACTCTCCGTCTCGGAGAATGTTGATGTTCTTACGGTGGCCGGCGGCGAGAGATCTGGATTTGTGCTGACACGCCACCCGGACAACGGTAACGTACTCGAGGCAATTCCCGACGCGGAGGTCAGGTTCCTCCGGATCGGCGACCACGGTTCTGCCATTGTGATGCACAAACCCCAGTACCAGCTTCATAAGACCATGTCCGCGGTGCGGCGGAATCTGCTTAAGATGTTTCCCCTAGTGGGTCAGGACTTTCGTATTCATGTGATCCGAGGCAAGGAGTCTGTGGCTATCGACTCGTTCGACCAGAGTGTCATGAGCGAGTTGAGTACCCTGATCACGCTTGGGGCGGATTACGGTCGCCTCGCAAAGCTCGTCCCGAACCCGTATCCGGCGCGGCGTGATGACCTGATTTCAATTCGCGAGGCCGTCCAACTCCCGATACAGGTGGTTGATGCCTCCGGGGCTGAGCGAGAGCTGACGCTCGAAATTCAGGGCTGGATCGGAACCTATAAAAGTACTCGTGGACGGAAAGTCGAGATGACCGACTTCCCGGATAACTTCATTTCGTTATTTGCAAATGGTAAACTAGGAGAGTTCAACATCCTTCCCGCCGTGGGCCAAAACAAGCTAAGTGAAGTCTATGTCGTCGGTCAGCTCCATGTTGACATGTTCGAACTGACCGAGTTGCCGGATATGGCGCTGAGCAACCGGCAAGGTTATAAGTCGGATGATCCGAGATACCTCGCGACCTTGGGCTACGTGCGAAATCGGTTACTCGGTGATGCTCGCCGCAGTCGTGATCTTTTTGTCAGCTTGGAGAACAAGATGAAAAAGGAGAGGAAGCGTTCGGAGCAACTCGACAACGAGGCAAGATTCAAGGCATCGATCGACGAGTTCAGGCGCAAAGCGAGCGAGTCGGCGGCCGAGGCGTTGCACTCGCTTGCAGCGGGTGCGTCCGAAGAAGAGATGCAGAAGGTGGTTGCCGGCTCTTTCAACAGGCATATCCCTGAGCTCGGCATCAAGGCGCTAGTCGACTCTCAGAAGAAAAAGATTCTCATAAGTCAGACTCGCCCGGACAAACCGTTTGCTGACGTCATACAGCAAATGCTATCCCACAACGGGGTCTCGAATGAAGATATTCTATATACCAACGGGGACGATGAAGTGTGTCGTATCCCAGAGGGACGCAAGGTGTATGAGTATCTTCGTGAGTTCTTTGTGGATAGCTATTCGACCCAAAAGATCATGGTGTTGTTCGTCACTAGTGAGAATACCAAAAGTTCGTGGGGTGCAATCAGTGAGGTTGGCGCTTCCTGGATAACTCAAGTGGATCACAAGATCTTCAACATCTCACCCTTTCGTCCGGAGCATCCGCTCAACGATGAGGCACAATGGCAAAGCACAAGTCGAGATCTTAAGACTGGCGACCTGTGGATGGACAAGCTAAACGCTGATATTCTCTGCCAGAAGATCGAGTCGGTCTGCGACTCATTGGGTTACAGCAAAAGATTGCGACCGGATAATTTGGCATACTTGGGAACTCTTGTAGACATCAGATCCTTATAG
- a CDS encoding M1 family metallopeptidase: MRLRAAHALGALVVSSLLLAPAAVAAPSSTARAVDGGASAGDPYFPGLGSTGFDALSYSLVLKYDPAARALGGRALVTLAPTRDLRSLSFDLTGLTVSKVTVNTRSAAFVQEGSELVVTPARSLRKGVPTLVNIEYAGTTGNPVDNTGAPFGWWSTSDGALVASEPNGASTWYPVNDSPADKARYTFTITVPEGRTVVANGVPVGSPTTSKGWTTSSWVETSPMASYLAMVNIGDYDLVRSTRGGIVTVDAIDRDITGDVRAGTEAALAKQGDIIDYFSTVFGPYPFRSGGAVVDDEEIGYALETQGRSFYSGGADESTVAHEIAHQWYGNSATPGVWSDIWLNEGFATYAEWLWEEHSGGTSVADSAAQVAAIPADDPFWATAVADPGATGLFDGPVYARGGLTLVELREEIGADAFAVLLERWATENRYSTVSTADLQALAEEVSGQDLSAFFEAWLVTPEKPAGL, encoded by the coding sequence ATGAGACTCCGTGCAGCCCACGCGCTCGGCGCGCTGGTCGTGTCCTCGCTCCTCCTCGCTCCCGCTGCCGTTGCGGCGCCCTCATCGACGGCACGCGCCGTCGACGGCGGCGCCAGCGCGGGCGACCCGTACTTTCCCGGCCTCGGCAGCACGGGGTTCGACGCCCTGAGCTACAGCCTCGTGCTGAAGTACGACCCGGCCGCCCGCGCGCTCGGCGGGCGCGCGCTCGTCACGCTCGCTCCGACCCGGGATCTGCGGTCGCTGTCGTTCGATCTGACAGGGCTGACGGTGTCGAAGGTCACGGTGAACACGCGCTCCGCGGCCTTCGTTCAGGAGGGATCGGAGCTGGTCGTCACTCCGGCCCGCTCGCTGAGGAAGGGCGTGCCGACCCTGGTGAACATCGAGTATGCGGGCACGACCGGGAACCCCGTGGACAACACCGGCGCTCCGTTCGGCTGGTGGTCGACCAGCGACGGCGCACTCGTCGCGAGCGAGCCGAACGGCGCGTCCACCTGGTACCCCGTCAACGACTCCCCGGCCGACAAGGCCCGCTACACCTTCACCATCACGGTCCCGGAGGGGCGGACCGTGGTCGCGAACGGCGTGCCGGTGGGGTCGCCCACCACTTCGAAGGGCTGGACCACGTCGAGCTGGGTCGAGACGAGCCCCATGGCGAGCTACCTCGCGATGGTGAACATCGGCGACTACGACCTGGTCCGCTCCACCCGCGGCGGCATCGTGACCGTCGACGCGATCGATCGCGACATCACGGGCGACGTCCGGGCGGGGACCGAGGCCGCGCTGGCGAAGCAGGGCGACATCATCGACTACTTCTCGACCGTGTTCGGCCCGTACCCCTTCCGATCGGGCGGCGCGGTGGTCGACGACGAGGAGATCGGCTACGCGCTCGAGACCCAGGGGCGCTCGTTCTACTCCGGCGGGGCGGACGAGTCGACGGTGGCGCACGAGATCGCGCACCAGTGGTACGGGAACAGCGCCACTCCGGGCGTCTGGTCGGACATCTGGCTGAACGAGGGCTTCGCGACCTACGCGGAGTGGCTCTGGGAGGAGCACTCCGGCGGCACGAGTGTCGCGGACTCCGCGGCGCAGGTCGCCGCGATCCCGGCGGACGACCCGTTCTGGGCCACCGCGGTGGCGGACCCCGGGGCGACCGGACTGTTCGACGGCCCGGTCTACGCCCGCGGAGGGCTGACGCTCGTGGAGCTGCGCGAGGAGATCGGGGCGGACGCGTTCGCCGTGCTGCTCGAGCGCTGGGCGACGGAGAATCGCTACTCGACGGTCAGCACCGCCGATCTGCAGGCGCTCGCGGAGGAGGTCTCGGGACAGGATCTGTCGGCCTTCTTCGAGGCGTGGCTCGTCACTCCGGAGAAGCCCGCGGGTCTGTGA
- a CDS encoding siderophore-interacting protein — protein MARGTARRVEPSEKTMLLAYVASSEKVSASFQRVTITGESLEHFTALGFDQWFRLFLPQPGHDDMRLPKNIGLLGYARFLTIPKAERPALRNYTVSAFRPASVGSAAELDIDFALHGDDGFASRWAAHARVGDRVAILDEGILFVPPAGTRRHLIVTDETGLPALAGIGRSLPPDAVGDAVLEVVDASDAAALTLPPGLVLHLLIRAPGVAPGTLALAHLEAMTLETDGLYAFAIGESALATGARRHLVGERRVPKGHVTFCGYWKAGH, from the coding sequence GTGGCTAGGGGCACGGCGCGCCGCGTCGAGCCGTCCGAGAAGACGATGCTCCTCGCCTACGTCGCCTCGTCCGAGAAGGTCAGCGCCTCCTTCCAGCGGGTGACGATCACCGGGGAGTCGCTCGAGCACTTCACGGCTCTCGGCTTCGACCAGTGGTTCCGCCTCTTCCTCCCGCAGCCCGGCCACGACGACATGCGCCTGCCGAAGAACATCGGGCTGCTGGGCTACGCGAGATTCCTGACGATCCCCAAGGCCGAGCGCCCGGCGCTGCGCAACTACACCGTCAGCGCGTTCCGGCCCGCGTCCGTCGGGTCCGCGGCCGAGCTCGACATCGACTTCGCGCTCCACGGCGACGACGGATTCGCGTCCCGCTGGGCCGCGCACGCCCGCGTCGGCGACCGGGTCGCGATCCTCGACGAGGGGATCCTCTTCGTGCCGCCCGCCGGCACCCGCCGCCACCTGATCGTCACGGACGAGACGGGCCTCCCCGCGCTCGCGGGCATCGGCCGCTCGCTGCCGCCGGACGCGGTCGGCGACGCGGTGCTCGAGGTGGTCGACGCCTCCGATGCGGCAGCGCTGACCCTGCCTCCCGGTCTCGTGCTGCACCTGCTGATCCGCGCACCCGGAGTCGCGCCGGGAACGCTCGCGCTGGCGCATCTCGAGGCGATGACCCTCGAGACCGACGGCCTCTACGCCTTCGCGATCGGCGAGTCCGCGCTCGCGACGGGCGCGCGGCGTCACCTCGTCGGCGAGCGCCGGGTGCCCAAGGGGCACGTCACGTTCTGCGGGTACTGGAAGGCGGGGCACTGA
- a CDS encoding ECF transporter S component — MTVRRRASTRYLLTCAVLGVAGGLLTVGMNYASLALSVLAPAFVAVTIGAWILPSMTGLALLQRPGAGFLIALLAGLVNAPLTPFGFAQLPTVVMAGVLSELPFLITLYRNWSAPVFFVGYGVLITAFSTLWFVYIDAVMSVAWLLVVLYALTAVVSLGFVQLALILARRLRAAGVGRSSAAPQRTVGTARG, encoded by the coding sequence ATGACCGTCCGCCGCCGCGCGAGCACGCGCTACCTCCTCACCTGCGCCGTCCTGGGCGTCGCCGGCGGTCTGCTGACCGTCGGGATGAACTACGCGAGCCTGGCGCTGTCCGTCCTCGCCCCCGCGTTCGTCGCCGTCACGATCGGCGCGTGGATCCTGCCGTCGATGACCGGTCTCGCGCTGCTGCAGCGCCCGGGAGCGGGGTTCCTGATCGCGCTGCTGGCGGGCCTCGTGAACGCTCCGCTGACTCCGTTCGGCTTCGCCCAGCTGCCGACGGTGGTCATGGCGGGCGTGCTGTCGGAGCTGCCGTTCCTCATCACCCTCTACCGGAACTGGAGCGCACCGGTGTTCTTCGTCGGCTACGGCGTGCTGATCACCGCGTTCTCGACGCTCTGGTTCGTCTACATCGACGCCGTGATGAGTGTTGCGTGGCTCCTCGTCGTGCTCTACGCGCTCACCGCCGTCGTCTCGCTCGGCTTCGTGCAGCTGGCGCTGATCCTCGCGCGGAGGCTGCGCGCCGCCGGAGTGGGACGCTCGAGCGCCGCCCCGCAGCGCACGGTGGGAACCGCCCGTGGCTAG
- a CDS encoding energy-coupling factor transporter transmembrane component T family protein, with the protein MSAAALGPSLTLPSRARFLHGLNPLSKAVAPMPAMVALVVVRDAATPLAFLLVAMALLLVGARMSRRAVTAVLLGFPIAVAVLTVSFTAWVDPARVDDSAVLLEVGGLQVRAGALQIGLATALRLASLSGLALLGGLTTTGPDLVRALVQQLHVPYRIGWTALAAYRFVPRFAHELAVIRAAHRVRGTVAGRGPVALLRRWLGYVVPLLASAIRHAERVALSMDSRAFGAHPTRTQRYPVPFRARDVVFVVVFWAGTAALLLTLPSSGILTIGVP; encoded by the coding sequence ATGAGCGCCGCAGCGCTCGGCCCCTCCCTCACGCTCCCGAGCCGGGCGCGCTTCCTGCACGGGCTGAACCCGCTGAGCAAGGCCGTCGCCCCGATGCCCGCGATGGTGGCGCTCGTCGTCGTGCGCGACGCCGCGACTCCGCTGGCGTTCCTCCTCGTCGCGATGGCGCTCCTGCTGGTCGGCGCCCGGATGAGCCGACGGGCCGTCACCGCCGTGCTCCTCGGCTTCCCGATCGCCGTCGCCGTCCTCACCGTCAGCTTCACCGCCTGGGTCGATCCCGCGCGCGTCGACGATTCCGCCGTGCTGCTCGAGGTGGGTGGACTGCAGGTGCGCGCGGGGGCCCTGCAGATCGGGCTCGCCACGGCGCTGCGCCTCGCCAGCCTGTCCGGCCTCGCGCTCCTCGGCGGGCTGACGACCACCGGTCCGGACCTCGTGCGCGCGCTCGTGCAGCAGCTGCACGTCCCGTACCGGATCGGCTGGACCGCGCTGGCCGCCTACCGCTTCGTGCCGCGCTTCGCCCACGAGCTCGCCGTCATCCGGGCCGCCCACCGCGTGCGCGGGACCGTCGCCGGACGCGGGCCCGTCGCCCTGCTGCGCCGGTGGCTCGGGTACGTCGTCCCCCTGCTCGCGAGTGCGATCCGCCACGCCGAGCGGGTCGCCCTCTCGATGGACTCGCGCGCCTTCGGGGCCCATCCGACCCGGACCCAGCGGTACCCGGTGCCGTTCCGGGCCCGGGACGTCGTCTTCGTCGTCGTCTTCTGGGCCGGCACCGCCGCGCTCCTGCTCACCCTCCCCTCCTCGGGGATCCTCACGATCGGAGTCCCATGA
- a CDS encoding ABC transporter ATP-binding protein — translation MSCDRARALADVRPALISTRGLVVTHEGAERPSPCAVDLDVRPGEVLLVLGPSGSGKSTLTLALNGLVPHSVPAALDGTVSIGGRSSVDLPVAEASRTVAMVFQDPDAQIVTGSVLDEVAFGPENLLVPAAEVLERAERALRRVGLWERRAEDPDRLSGGGRQRLAIACALALGSPVLVLDEPTANLDPVGTEEVYAILAELVRERAVAVVLVEHDLDAAVELVDRVLVLDRDGRPALEGTVDEVLRDGADTLAALGVWLPTAALAALRLQSAGVRLAPLPLTARELAAALDAVESLPAPAPAAPPRAAAEPLLRVRGLSVVKSGATLVREVDLDVAAGDLLAIIGTNGAGKTTLLQAIAGVVPPPRRTVEIAGLDPSRADPRTLAATVGFVFQNPEHQFVQPTVALELAHGLRIRGVDVDETRERVDGMLRRFGLLALRDQHPFLLSGGQKRRLSVGTALITGAPVLALDEPTFGQDRAHAGELLDVLEQLRDECTTVLVVTHDLQLVADRADRLAVMGGGRLLGEGPAADVLASGLLESAGLLRPPLARAMRSLERHPAWRGITRFRDLPGVPG, via the coding sequence GTGTCCTGTGACCGCGCTCGGGCGCTCGCGGACGTCCGACCCGCCCTGATCAGCACCCGCGGGCTCGTCGTCACCCACGAGGGTGCCGAACGCCCGTCCCCCTGCGCCGTCGATCTCGACGTCCGCCCCGGCGAGGTGCTGCTCGTCCTCGGCCCGTCCGGTTCGGGCAAGTCGACCCTGACGCTCGCGCTGAACGGGCTCGTGCCGCACTCGGTCCCGGCCGCACTCGACGGCACCGTCTCCATCGGAGGCCGCTCGAGCGTCGATCTCCCGGTCGCCGAGGCCAGCCGCACCGTGGCGATGGTGTTCCAGGATCCGGACGCGCAGATCGTCACCGGCTCCGTCCTCGACGAGGTCGCGTTCGGACCCGAGAACCTGCTCGTGCCCGCCGCCGAGGTCCTCGAGCGGGCCGAGCGGGCGCTGCGACGCGTGGGGCTGTGGGAGCGGCGCGCGGAGGACCCGGACCGCCTCTCCGGCGGCGGACGGCAGCGGCTCGCGATCGCGTGCGCCCTGGCGCTCGGCTCCCCCGTCCTGGTGCTCGACGAGCCGACCGCCAACCTCGATCCGGTCGGCACGGAGGAGGTCTACGCGATCCTCGCGGAGCTGGTGCGGGAGAGGGCGGTCGCGGTCGTCCTGGTGGAGCACGATCTCGATGCGGCGGTGGAACTCGTCGACCGGGTGCTCGTCCTCGACCGCGACGGGCGACCGGCTCTGGAGGGCACGGTCGACGAGGTCCTCCGCGACGGCGCCGACACGCTCGCCGCCCTCGGGGTCTGGCTCCCGACGGCCGCGCTCGCCGCGCTCCGGCTGCAGTCGGCCGGAGTGCGCCTCGCCCCGCTGCCGCTGACCGCTCGCGAGCTCGCCGCGGCGCTCGACGCGGTGGAGTCGCTTCCCGCGCCGGCCCCCGCCGCGCCGCCCCGCGCGGCCGCCGAGCCGCTCCTCCGGGTCCGCGGCCTGTCCGTGGTGAAGAGCGGAGCGACGCTGGTGCGCGAGGTCGACCTCGACGTGGCCGCCGGTGATCTGCTGGCGATCATCGGAACGAACGGCGCCGGCAAGACCACGCTCCTGCAGGCGATCGCGGGCGTCGTCCCGCCGCCCCGGCGGACGGTCGAGATCGCCGGGCTCGACCCGTCCCGCGCCGACCCGCGCACGCTGGCCGCGACCGTCGGCTTCGTCTTCCAGAACCCCGAGCACCAGTTCGTCCAGCCCACCGTCGCCCTGGAGCTCGCGCACGGCCTGCGGATCAGGGGCGTCGACGTCGACGAGACCCGCGAGCGCGTCGACGGGATGCTCCGCCGCTTCGGGCTCCTCGCCCTGCGCGACCAGCACCCCTTCCTGCTGTCGGGCGGCCAGAAGCGCCGGCTCTCGGTCGGCACGGCGCTCATCACCGGAGCCCCCGTCCTCGCGCTCGACGAGCCGACGTTCGGCCAGGACCGGGCGCACGCCGGCGAGCTGCTGGACGTGCTCGAGCAGCTGCGCGACGAGTGCACCACCGTGCTGGTCGTGACCCACGACCTCCAGCTCGTCGCCGACCGCGCGGACCGCCTCGCGGTCATGGGCGGCGGGCGGCTCCTCGGCGAGGGTCCCGCGGCGGACGTCCTCGCGAGCGGCCTGCTCGAGTCGGCCGGGCTCCTCCGCCCGCCGCTCGCCCGCGCGATGCGGAGTCTCGAGCGGCACCCGGCGTGGCGCGGGATCACCCGCTTCCGCGACCTGCCCGGGGTCCCCGGATGA
- a CDS encoding helix-turn-helix transcriptional regulator: MTIEPAVLEDVLSSLDVTLGELRRRTLAPGERLVLAEGVVVLVYVVDGELTALAPAGAACELDLAAGDAVAAPLPRTLLAGDALLSFGRRAAALASTSGAGLMVVELRLEPEACLRPLPGLVLAPGFARLEPAAAALAAQLGPPRGGSARSGDPVICRLMVRTVLLSVVRAWASGEDGGPRPLTGDVHLDRVAAAVADDPGREWTVDRLASAGAMSRTVLTERFRAAFGRTPADYVADVRMRRAKELLEQGRSVSEAARALGYSSDDGFSRAFRRHAGVVPSLWRATRQEV, translated from the coding sequence ATGACGATCGAACCCGCAGTGCTCGAGGACGTCCTCTCCTCACTGGACGTGACGCTCGGCGAGCTCCGGCGGCGGACGCTCGCGCCAGGGGAGAGGCTCGTGCTCGCCGAGGGCGTCGTCGTGCTCGTCTACGTCGTCGACGGCGAGCTGACGGCCCTCGCCCCGGCCGGAGCCGCCTGCGAGCTCGACCTCGCGGCGGGCGACGCGGTGGCGGCCCCGCTGCCGCGCACTCTGCTGGCGGGCGACGCACTGCTGAGCTTCGGGCGGCGGGCGGCAGCGCTCGCATCGACCTCGGGCGCCGGACTGATGGTCGTCGAGCTGCGCCTCGAGCCCGAGGCGTGCCTCCGGCCGCTGCCCGGGCTGGTGCTCGCCCCCGGTTTCGCCCGGCTCGAGCCCGCTGCGGCCGCCCTGGCGGCGCAGCTCGGCCCGCCGCGGGGTGGATCGGCGCGCTCGGGTGATCCGGTGATCTGCCGGCTGATGGTGCGGACGGTGCTGCTCTCGGTGGTGCGGGCCTGGGCGTCCGGCGAGGACGGCGGACCGCGTCCGCTCACCGGCGACGTCCACCTGGACCGGGTCGCGGCGGCGGTCGCCGACGACCCCGGGCGGGAGTGGACCGTCGATCGGCTGGCGAGCGCCGGAGCGATGTCGCGCACCGTTCTGACCGAGCGGTTCCGAGCCGCGTTCGGGCGGACTCCGGCCGATTACGTCGCCGACGTGCGCATGCGGCGCGCGAAGGAGCTGCTGGAGCAGGGACGGAGCGTGTCCGAGGCCGCCCGCGCGCTGGGCTACTCCTCGGACGACGGGTTCAGCCGGGCCTTCCGCCGTCACGCCGGCGTCGTGCCGTCGCTGTGGCGGGCGACCCGTCAGGAGGTCTGA